The stretch of DNA ACTGGGGTTGGGATATTACCAACTTCGTATGGTGGGTAGGTATTGGTCACGCCGGAACCCTAATCTCAGCAGTATTATTATTATTTAGACAGCGTTGGAGAATGTCTGTAAACCGTTCAGCTGAAGCGATGACAATCTTCGCAGTTGTACAGGCGGCCATCTTCCCTGTAATCCACATGGGTAGAGTTTGGGTAGGATACTGGGTATTCCCTCTTCCTAACCAGTTTGGTTCTCTTTGGGGGAACTTCAACTCTCCTCTACTTTGGGACGTATTTGCGATCTCTACGTATTTCTCAGTATCTACGGTATTCTGGTTCATGGGATTAATTCCTGACTTTGCAATGATCAGAGATAGAGCAAAAACTCCTTGGACAAGAAAAATTTATACATTCCTAGCATTCGGTTGGGGTGGTAAAGCAAAACACTGGCAGAGATTCGAAGAATTATCTTTGGTATTAGCAGGTTTGGCAACTCCACTTGTATTCTCAGTACACACTACCGTATCTTTTGACTTCGCAACTTCGGTTATTAAAGGATGGCACTCTACAATCTACCCTCCTTACTTCGTTGCCGGTGCGATTTTCTCAGGATTTGCAATGGTACAAACACTATTGTTAATTGCAAGAAAAGTTTGTCACCTTGAAGACTACATTACTATGTATCATATTGAAATTATGAACATCGTAATCGTTGTAACCGGTGGTATGGTAACTGTAGCTTATGCAACAGAATATTTCATCGGATGGTATTCAGGATCTAGATTTGAAGACTTTACATATCTATCTCCAGGTGCTGCAACAGGACCTTACTGGTGGGCTTTCTGGGCTTTAATTACTTGTAACTTAATCATCCCAGCTTCTTTCTGGTTCAAAAAAGCAAGAACGAATATTATCTGGACATTTATTGTTGCATTAATCATCAACATCGGTATGTGGTTTGAGCGTTTTGATATTATCGTTATCAACCTTTCAAGAGATTACTTGCCAGGATCATGGACGATGTTTAAGCCAACGATTATTGACGTGGGTGTATATTTAGGAACAATCGGATTCTTCTCTGTATTATTCTTATTATACGCAAGAACATTCCCTGTAATTGCACAGGCTGAATTAAAATCGATTTTGAAAATCTCAGGTGAAACTTATAAAGCAAAAGAAGGAGATGAGCACCACTAAAATTGTATACGGACTTTATGCGGACGACGACGATTTAATGAACGGCGTTAAAGCATTCAATGATAAAGGAATAACGATAAACGAAGTTTATACTCCATTTCCTGTTCACGGACTAGACAAAGCTTTAGGTTTAAAGAAAACCAGAATCTCTGATGCAGCATTTATCTACGCCCTTTACGGTGTTACAATCGGTGCAACAGTAACCTGGTATGTAATGAATCATGACTGGCCTCAAAATATTGGTGGTAAACCAGCTTTTGATTGGGGACACAACATGCCGGCATTCGTAGTTCCAATGTTTGAATTAATGGTATTCTGTGCAGCTCACATGATGTCTCTTACTTTCTTAGTAAGAAATAAGATGTATCCAGGAGCTCCTGCACAAAACCCGGATCCAAGAACTACTGATGATAAGTTTATGATGGAATTTGTAACTGAAGATGTAGAATCAGTAAAACAGTTGCTTATTGAAACTGGAGTTGAAGAAATAACTGTTAAAGATGCTTAAAATGAAAAAGAATGTATTAAGAATTACAGCAGTTTTAGGTTTAACAACGATTTTACTTAATTCTTGCGGACCAAAAGACAATGCACCATTGGTATATTTTCCCGATATGTATTTTCCAGTAGCTTATGATCCATTGATGAAAGCTCAGGATGCTTATTCAGATCATGAAAACGAAATTCCAGCATTTGTTAAAAATAGTTTTGCAACAGGACTTGCTCCCGTAGAAGGGAGTGTAGCTCAAAATAAAGACGGAATTTTTGAAGAAGGTTTACTTCCGAGAAATGTAGATGAATATAATACAGGATACGATGCATCAAAAAAAATGACAACCTCTCCCCTAAATCCTGCTAATGCAGCAAAGGATATAGAAAGAGGACAGATGTTATTTGATCGTACTTGTGCAGCATGCCACGGAACTGGAGGTGATGGACAAGGACCAATCGTACAAAGCGGTGCTTTCTCTGGTGTACCT from Chryseobacterium piperi encodes:
- the nrfD gene encoding NrfD/PsrC family molybdoenzyme membrane anchor subunit is translated as MSGHYEAPIREPLIIGHKTYHDITEDIARPIEERAGKLWWVSLYAALVLFIYGFGCIAYTIGTGIGAWGLNRTINWGWDITNFVWWVGIGHAGTLISAVLLLFRQRWRMSVNRSAEAMTIFAVVQAAIFPVIHMGRVWVGYWVFPLPNQFGSLWGNFNSPLLWDVFAISTYFSVSTVFWFMGLIPDFAMIRDRAKTPWTRKIYTFLAFGWGGKAKHWQRFEELSLVLAGLATPLVFSVHTTVSFDFATSVIKGWHSTIYPPYFVAGAIFSGFAMVQTLLLIARKVCHLEDYITMYHIEIMNIVIVVTGGMVTVAYATEYFIGWYSGSRFEDFTYLSPGAATGPYWWAFWALITCNLIIPASFWFKKARTNIIWTFIVALIINIGMWFERFDIIVINLSRDYLPGSWTMFKPTIIDVGVYLGTIGFFSVLFLLYARTFPVIAQAELKSILKISGETYKAKEGDEHH
- a CDS encoding DUF3341 domain-containing protein, coding for MSTTKIVYGLYADDDDLMNGVKAFNDKGITINEVYTPFPVHGLDKALGLKKTRISDAAFIYALYGVTIGATVTWYVMNHDWPQNIGGKPAFDWGHNMPAFVVPMFELMVFCAAHMMSLTFLVRNKMYPGAPAQNPDPRTTDDKFMMEFVTEDVESVKQLLIETGVEEITVKDA
- a CDS encoding c-type cytochrome, encoding MLKMKKNVLRITAVLGLTTILLNSCGPKDNAPLVYFPDMYFPVAYDPLMKAQDAYSDHENEIPAFVKNSFATGLAPVEGSVAQNKDGIFEEGLLPRNVDEYNTGYDASKKMTTSPLNPANAAKDIERGQMLFDRTCAACHGTGGDGQGPIVQSGAFSGVPNYADRELTVGSVHYVLTNGRNAMGSYAGQLNAGDRWRVAMYVMSAFKKGAAAPAAASAAKTDSTATKK